A DNA window from Ancylothrix sp. D3o contains the following coding sequences:
- a CDS encoding methyl-accepting chemotaxis protein, with protein sequence MKRKVSLKNRMLFGYAAPICVYLGVAGLVYSTATQVFDTFEEVERVQKVLVETNNISYLAQVMIGNVRGYLISRNPDFKRDYQESIKTLRQRASVGENLIRNTEQLDRFRKMVSLIDNYEEYAREIIQLMDAGQTEKAVNIFKTGQATKFVQEFEQLNRDFEKNQREIIADKTLQANQALRFLLTALWIGSFLLISLSIIIAFLISSGISNIINSAIGTIASSSTQIAATVEEQERNSSQQASSVHETTTTMDELGASSRHAAEQAEVSAENARQLLKLAESSTTGAHQVLNQAQTGTQFVAQTMEQIIVLKDKVEAIAQHINHLNQQANQINSITDLVSNVANQTNMLALNAAVEAVRAGEHGKGFGIVATEIRKLADQSKQSAEKINLIIEQIKMGINLTVNVTSEGVNKAEESIKLSRQTSENFITVAQAINDIILNNQQVSLSGINKVVESCQQISLTAKQQAIAIEQVVEAMNAINQGAAETATGISQTKIGTQKLNEAAIYLKEIL encoded by the coding sequence ATGAAGCGTAAAGTATCGTTAAAAAACAGAATGTTATTCGGTTATGCCGCGCCGATTTGCGTCTATCTTGGGGTGGCCGGCTTAGTTTACTCAACGGCAACTCAAGTGTTTGATACCTTTGAAGAAGTCGAAAGAGTCCAAAAAGTTCTCGTTGAAACAAATAACATTTCCTACTTAGCCCAAGTGATGATAGGAAACGTGCGGGGCTATCTAATCTCCAGAAATCCAGACTTTAAACGCGACTATCAAGAAAGCATCAAAACTCTTAGACAAAGAGCTAGTGTCGGCGAAAATTTAATTCGTAACACTGAACAATTAGACCGATTTAGAAAAATGGTCTCTCTGATTGACAACTATGAGGAATATGCGCGAGAAATTATCCAACTAATGGATGCCGGTCAAACAGAAAAAGCCGTCAACATATTTAAAACTGGTCAAGCTACAAAATTTGTCCAAGAATTCGAGCAACTAAACAGAGATTTTGAAAAAAATCAACGCGAAATCATAGCCGATAAAACCCTCCAAGCCAATCAAGCATTGCGGTTTTTACTCACAGCGCTTTGGATCGGCTCATTCCTACTCATAAGCCTTTCTATTATCATCGCCTTCCTTATTTCTTCAGGAATTAGCAATATCATTAACTCTGCCATCGGCACCATTGCCAGTTCCTCCACCCAAATCGCCGCCACCGTCGAAGAACAAGAACGCAACTCCAGCCAGCAAGCCTCATCAGTACACGAAACCACAACCACAATGGATGAGTTAGGCGCTTCCTCTCGCCACGCAGCCGAACAAGCCGAAGTTTCCGCTGAAAACGCCCGTCAACTATTAAAATTAGCCGAATCTTCCACCACCGGCGCCCACCAAGTATTAAACCAAGCTCAAACCGGCACCCAATTTGTCGCCCAAACAATGGAACAAATTATCGTTTTAAAAGACAAAGTAGAAGCAATAGCCCAACATATTAACCACCTCAACCAACAAGCCAATCAAATTAACAGCATCACCGACTTAGTAAGCAACGTTGCCAATCAAACAAATATGTTAGCTCTAAACGCCGCCGTCGAAGCAGTGAGAGCAGGAGAACATGGCAAAGGCTTCGGCATCGTCGCCACAGAAATTCGTAAATTAGCCGATCAAAGCAAACAATCCGCTGAAAAAATCAACTTGATCATCGAGCAAATAAAAATGGGCATTAACTTAACCGTCAACGTCACATCTGAAGGAGTCAACAAAGCCGAAGAAAGCATCAAACTCTCCCGGCAAACCTCCGAAAACTTTATCACCGTTGCTCAAGCCATAAACGACATCATTTTAAATAACCAACAAGTCTCCCTTTCCGGCATAAACAAAGTAGTCGAAAGCTGCCAACAAATCTCCCTAACCGCCAAACAGCAAGCCATTGCCATTGAGCAAGTCGTCGAAGCCATGAACGCCATCAACCAAGGAGCCGCCGAAACTGCAACCGGAATTAGCCAAACCAAAATCGGCACTCAAAAACTAAACGAAGCCGCGATTTACCTCAAAGAAATACTTTAA
- a CDS encoding helix-turn-helix transcriptional regulator, producing MGLIRLKIYELASEKGWTMKEISDRSGVPYASLVRYANSSGLASMDVTSLHKLARVFDVLVEDMYEIVRE from the coding sequence ATGGGTTTAATTCGCTTGAAAATTTATGAATTGGCTTCTGAAAAAGGCTGGACAATGAAGGAAATTTCGGATCGTTCTGGTGTTCCCTACGCCAGTTTGGTTCGCTACGCTAATTCTTCGGGATTGGCTTCAATGGATGTGACTTCTCTGCATAAATTAGCCCGCGTTTTTGATGTGCTGGTGGAAGATATGTATGAAATTGTTAGGGAATAG